Part of the Octopus bimaculoides isolate UCB-OBI-ISO-001 chromosome 21, ASM119413v2, whole genome shotgun sequence genome, TAGAGGTGATGGCAACGGCAGGACCGTCTTTGATCATGGATCGACTTGATCACGATTAACCCACTGCAAAACGTCTACACCATATTTAaatgcactatatatatgtgtgtgtgtgtatatatgtctgtgtgtgtaatgtgccGTCCCGGCGCAAGATGCACCGTTTTCGTGCCGTCTCTGTGTATATCCTGGCTTCCaatttttgtgttttggttttcGGTCTACGTGGCACCATTTCCAGTCGGTGGAATCAACGAAATGGCTGGATCCGCTCGATTGTTTGGTTGCAGGATTTGAAAGACTGAGAGGCAAACTTGGATCATGTTGCGTAATTATTTTGTGGGCATCGAGCAGTTATTACTGTACTGGCCCCTGACACGAATGTTTGAGGAATGGCGTGTGGGGACAGTGCTTACCATTCCTCAGAGTTTGGAACAACGTGCTCGAGAATTACatacatcattatcgtcatttaacgcccattgtccatgctggcatggttggacggtttgatcagGGTTGGTAAGCCTatgggctgcaccagattccagtctgatttcgcATGTTTTCTACAACTGGCATTCTGTAAAATCTTCCTAAaaccagttttttttgtttttttttggctttgttttctccttttttcagGATGCTATGCTGGAATATGAAACATATGACAAGTCCTTCCCTTTGCAAAATGATCTCGAAGAAGCCGTTTCCCATTTTGATCTTCAGAAAGTCTGCAGAATCCTTGACAAAGGCATCGACTTGGAGAATGCAACGAAACATAGGACATCGATTCTTCATTTGGTTCTGGAATTggcggagaaggaggaggatgtgTGGGACGGTGGGTAGAGCGCTGTTATACACTTTCATTATagacgtacagacacacacacacacacgcagtctcatgaacacatatacatacactgacagaTTCATagacttacactcacacacacacacacacttgatagtggaaacagctgtaacctaATAAAGTTCATAACAGAATTGTCTATTCCTTTTGTCGtctcattttcttatatgtatgtgtgtgtgtatatatatgtgtgtgtgtgtgtgtgtgtatgtatatatatataagacataggATGGAAGAGTCACtgttatatttataagaaaaagatgacaatgaaataaatgattatcttatgaagtTGGTAAAATAATCCTTTATTCCTTTGTCACCTCTCTTTCTTCTTACCACTGTATACTCAGCCAACACTTCATTCaaaaacatacgtatattgagttctacatcagGTTTTTAATCTCACGATGAATAAgtgaaatatatgtatctgtgtatatatcttatgtatatatatatatatatatatatatatatatatattacaattaaaagggtaaaggtttatcaatttattaatttattaataaatcaacaattaataatttttacatatatatgtatatatggaagatTATGATCTGATAATCTTGTTAGTCTGCAAACATGAAAGTTCTTGATATTGAATACAATAAATGAGCTTCTAGGAATAAatccatgtatatgtgcgtgtgtgtacggactttgtttattctttgtttttgaagCTAAGCAAGATTCCATCTCCAAGACACCAATGGTACTTCCTGAACGATTGATGAAGAACACAGCTGAGTGAGTGTCCAGTGAATTGTAACTGTTCCCActtattctttactttctctctctcctcacaaaTGAGGCAATTATGGAAGGGATAGAATTTCATTGTTGCCAAAACACAGGGTCCACCATTTGTTTTTGGTTCCAAGAATGTTTTGGTTTTGATTTGTTCTGGAGTTGGACTTTATTGAGTATAGTTTCCAGAGGGTAGACATGCAAGGGAGGAAGGATTGGGTGGAGTGGTTATTGTTAGTCATAGACTCGCTCTTCCTTAAATGGGGTAGCCTAAAGGGGTATCCCAGATAATGTTGGTGGGGAAGTCAGGGGCCATTGTAATAGGGGTAAAATCATGCAGAGAGAGGTTTGTGGGGCCCAGAAGTTGGTATGTGTTACTCAGGggctttctctcctctctctctctctctctctctttcttccccactcacactctctcactctttctttctcatgtCCAGATGTCCAGCAAATATTTGAAAAACTCTTGGCATTCGGTGCACCAGTTAACAAACAAGACAGATTTGGCCGGACACCACTTCACCTTGCGGTCAGTTGTGGTCAGTCATCACAGATAGTGAAGCAACTGATAGAGAAAGGTAGCAAAGTTGATAAACAGGACAATGCCGGTAAGAATTCTTGCTTTGACCAAAATACGAACCAGAAAGAAAATCATacaattgttgtttagccctaggtcagtctcagctgtgaccatcctgtctttgtaTCTCGGACGGCATTATTTTTATGTGGCCTTCTTTGTCATTGatgtcgtttagccccaggtcagccttgatccaaCTGACGTTCCAGCTGTGGCCACCCTGacttttattcaggcataatgTATCAGGCATAATGCATTGTTAAATGTGTCCttgttttgtttagccccaggtcagctctgatccagctggcctatgatcaaagatgttccaacagtgaccatcaCTTCTTTCATTCAGTCatgatgtatctaggactacattttctaATTTGTCCTTCTTTggtgctgtttagccccaggtcaaagcTGTTCTgattgtgaccatcccatctgttaaTCAGACAACTCACTTCCCATACCAACCTTATTTGAATGTctcttcttgttgatgttgtggcCTTCATTCTGTTATTGCTTCTCCAGGTTGCACTGCCCTCATGATTGCCTTCCTGGTGACCCACTACGACATCATCGACATCGTCACTCACCTCTTGGACTCAAACTGCCAGGTGAACCTTCGAGATCAGAACGGCTGCACAGGTAAACcaaccatcagcatcaccaccaccactatcatcatctccatcatcattatcatcatcattactactaccaccaccaccaccaccaccaccatgtcaccatcaccatcatcatcatcatcgtcatcatcgtcatcattatcattaccctcgtcatcatcaccactaccatcttcaccaccaccatcaccatttcatcatcatcatcatcaccaccatcaccacactacCTTacttaccttcatcatcatcatcatcatttcagtatttatgtgtatattaccTTGAAGACAACTTCCATGATGACCACCACTAAATACCccgctccttctctctctctaattcccATCTGCCCCTCCCCTCTATTTCTAGCCCTCCACTATGTCTGCATGAACAAGAAATATGATACAAAGACAAGATTCCAGATTCTCAACAAATTATTCAGTGCTGGGGCCAGAGTCAATATTCGAGACCACGAAGGTGAGTCATCGCtctactgcttcttcttcttcttcttgtgactgttgttgttgttgttggtggtggtggtgatggtgttgttgtcgGGGGTGGGGGGATGGGGTGTGACTCGTTCTTGTTCTTATTACTATTGCAGGATTGGTGTGAAAGACCGGATCTTTACTGTTTGAAAATAAAGCACGTAGAATGTTTGGGTTGGATGTGACTGGTTTGAATGGACAAGAACTgagaaactttgagagaatgtgaaattATTCGGTTTTGGAATGGTGAAACtggaagcagataaagctatagataacAGCATGTAACTATTAAGTTTAAAAAACccttgaataaaaaaaagtgaaaggttGTTAAtaggacttgaactcacatctcCTGTAGTCATGACAGATGCTCTACCACTGGACCAAAGCAATCTTTTAAATTTCTACATCTGTTTTAGAATTTTTATTCTTACCATTGAGAATTGTCTGTTGTTGATGTCTTAGGAATTTATAAACTCCTTGAGAGaatgcaaaattattttttggAACAGTTAAACtggaagcagataaagctataactaATAATGTGTAAATTTTGGGTTAAAAATCCCTTTGGATAGGAAAAGTCAAAGGGCTGCCTGTGGCACATCACAAACATTTAGAAACTCCGTTATTCATGTTTAACGAAACAGCCGTTGAGATTTTCTATCCAAAAAGAATCCATTAtcttacatgctgttatttatagctctgTCTACTTCGAGTTTCTcagttaaaaacaaattatttatcatATTCTGTCCTTTCTGTTTACCATAATTGGAATCAT contains:
- the LOC106867648 gene encoding uncharacterized protein LOC106867648, with the protein product MFSHRDLHEEIEDAMLEYETYDKSFPLQNDLEEAVSHFDLQKVCRILDKGIDLENATKHRTSILHLVLELAEKEEDVWDDVQQIFEKLLAFGAPVNKQDRFGRTPLHLAVSCGQSSQIVKQLIEKGSKVDKQDNAGCTALMIAFLVTHYDIIDIVTHLLDSNCQVNLRDQNGCTALHYVCMNKKYDTKTRFQILNKLFSAGARVNIRDHEGYSPVCYELDQVLKKSQASHGKYTKCDLTILRRLLQGGAIIDCRAYEKQGVWLRNILKQNLNLLYSVLDVVTPTQRHCKLYQFRRFLTYTYSKSDHFCPDTSKKLIEHMYRPINLKLICMTYIRDILKDQLHQRVHLLEIPIKLQHDILNV